CGGCGACGACCTCCAGCGGCGAGCGGTCCCCCAGGAACGGACTGCTGGACCGCAGGAACGCTCGAGCGGTCTCCTCGTCGTAGACGAGCTGGATCGAGCGGGCGACGCGGTACAGCAGCCGTAGCCCCTCCTCGTTGTCGGAGCGGATCTCTCCTCCGGCGGCCCAGGCCCGGATCGGGCGAGCGTCGGAGAGCCCGACCCCGACGGCTGCGATCCGCTGGCCGACCATCTCCAAGAGCTGCGCGGCGATCTGCACGGCAGAGCGCTGGACAGACTCCTTGTAGGCGCGCTCCTGCGCCTCGATGACCGCCTCGACCCTCTCATCCGTGGTGCGGGTCATCCGCACACGCTCCTCTCACGGGCTCGACCGCTTCCACGCCCTTCGGGAAGTGCATACTTCACTGTCGGTCAAACGCCGGCTGACTGTAGCACTACCACAAGTGTGCTGTCGCACAGTTGTACGTGCACTACATGCGGACTGTACCCCCCGATGTCAACCCCCTACCCCTGCGAGGCCCCCCACCCGGCTGCTCACCCGCGAAGCTGGCGACCACTCCTCCACGAGCA
The sequence above is a segment of the Acidimicrobiales bacterium genome. Coding sequences within it:
- a CDS encoding antitoxin Xre/MbcA/ParS toxin-binding domain-containing protein, whose translation is MTRTTDERVEAVIEAQERAYKESVQRSAVQIAAQLLEMVGQRIAAVGVGLSDARPIRAWAAGGEIRSDNEEGLRLLYRVARSIQLVYDEETARAFLRSSSPFLGDRSPLEVVAEGDARAVLEAVRAFLED